The proteins below come from a single Seriola aureovittata isolate HTS-2021-v1 ecotype China chromosome 23, ASM2101889v1, whole genome shotgun sequence genomic window:
- the cnga1b gene encoding LOW QUALITY PROTEIN: cGMP-gated cation channel alpha-1 (The sequence of the model RefSeq protein was modified relative to this genomic sequence to represent the inferred CDS: substituted 1 base at 1 genomic stop codon) yields MAKVAPLGPPSTSTLTPPTIVLQDMEEESGDVREGDRAAQRAGAGVLFNVNNSNNNEEEEDEKKKKKKEKKEKKERKEKKEKEKQEKKERKEKKKKEKEEKEKEKEKKEKEKKEKEEAPKEITVIDPAGNTYYHWLFIITIPVMYNWTLIIARACFEELQTEYVHYWFIVDFVCDMVYIADMIFRTRTGYLEQGLLVKDEKKLRERYMNSFQFKLDLISMIPTDLLYLVFGLSFPEIRLNKLFRFNRMLEFFQRTETRTNYPNALRISNLVMYIVIIIHWNACLYYSFSKAIGFGSDRFVYPDPKDPEFGRLVRKYAYSMYWSTLTLTTIGETPPPVENSEYIFVVTDFLVGVLIFATIVGNVGSMITNMNAARADFQARIDAIKQYMSFRKVTKDLEKRVIKWFDFLWTNKKAVDEREVLKYLPDKLRAEIAINVHLDTLKKVRIFADCEAGLLVELVLKLQPQVYSPGDYICKKGDIGREMYIIKEGKLAVVADDGVTQFVVLSDGSYFGEISILAIKGSKAGNRRTANIRSIGYSDLFCLSKDDLMEALKEYPDAKALLEEKGRQILMKDGLLDLEVAAQGPDPKEIEEKVERMTSTLDILQTRYARLLAEHEATHSKLKHRVTRLERKLPLPPRADQPGDAPPPPTPEPTKXEEKK; encoded by the exons ATGGCTAAAGTGGCTCCACTAGGCCCGCCCTCCACCTCCACGTTAACTCCGCCCACCATCGTTCTACAAGACATGGAGGAGGAGTCAGGTGACGTCAGGGAGGGGGACAG agcGGCTCaaagagcaggagcaggagtTCTGTTCAAcgtcaacaacagcaacaacaacgaGGAAGa GGAGgacgagaagaagaaaaagaagaaagagaagaaggagaagaaagagagaaaagagaagaagga Gaaggagaagcaggagaagaaggagaggaaggagaagaaaaagaaggagaaggaggagaaggagaaggagaaagagaagaaggagaaggagaagaaggagaaagaggaggc CCCCAAGGAGATCACAGTGATCGACCCGGCAGGAAACACCTACTACCACTggctcttcatcatcaccatccccGTCATGTACAACTGGACCCTGATCATCGCCAG ggcgTGTTTCGAGGAGCTGCAGACTGAGTACGTGCACTACTGGTTCATCGTGGACTTCGTCTGTGATATGGTTTACATCGCTGATATGATCTTCAGGACCAGGACTg gttacCTGGAGCAGGGTCTCCTGGTGAAGGACGAGAAGAAGCTGCGTGAGCGCTACATGAACAGCTTCCAGTTCAAACTGGACCTGATCTCCATGATTCCCACCGACCTGCTGTACCTCGTGTTCGGACTCAGCTTCCCCGAGATCCGCCTCAATAAACTGTTCAGGTTCAacag GATGCTGGAGTTCTTCCAGAGGACGGAGACCAGGACCAACTACCCCAACGCTCTTCGTATCTCCAACCTCGTCATGtacatcgtcatcatcatccacTGGAACGCCTGCCTCTACTACTCCTTCTCCAAGGCCATCG GTTTCGGCTCTGACAGGTTCGTGTATCCCGACCCAAAGGATCCAGAGTTTGGTCGCCTGGTGAGGAAGTACGCCTACAGCATGTACTGGTCCACGCTGACGCTCACGACCATCGGAGAAACGCCGCCCCCTGTGGAGAACTCAGAGTACATCTTCGTCGTCACTGACTTCCTG GTGGGTGTGTTGATTTTCGCCACCATCGTCGGTAACGTCGGCTCGATGATCACCAACATGAATGCTGCCAGAGCCGACTTCCAGGCTCGCATCGACGCCATCAAACAGTACATGAGCTTCCGAAAG GTGACGAAGGACCTGGAGAAACGAGTCATCAAGTGGTTTGACTTCCTGTGGACCAATAAGAAAGCAGTGGACGAGCGGGAGGTGCTGAAGTACCTGCCTGACAAACTGAGAGCCGAGATCGCCATCAACGTCCACCTGGACACTCTGAAGAAG GTGCGTATCTTTGCGGACTGCGAGGCCGGTCTGCTGGTGGAGCTGGTGCTGAAGCTGCAGCCTCAGGTCTACAGCCCGGGAGACTACATCTGTAAGAAGGGCGACATCGGCAGAGAGATGTACATCATCAAGGAGGGAAAACTCGCTGTTGTCGCCGACGATGGCGTCACGCAGTTTGTGGTTCTGAGCGATGGAAGCTACTTTGGCGAGATCAGCATCCTGGCTATTAAAG GCAGTAAGGCGGGAAACAGGAGGACGGCAAACATCAGGAGCATCGGCTACTCCGACCTCTTCTGTCTGTCCAAAGACGACCTGATGGAGGCGCTGAAGGAGTATCCTGACGCCAAGGctctgctggaggagaaggGACGGCAGATTCTGATGAAGGACGGACTGCTGGACCTGGAG GTGGCAGCGCAGGGCCCCGACCCCAAAGAGATCGAGGAGAAGGTGGAGCGGATGACGAGCACGCTGGACATCCTGCAGACGCGGTACGCGCGGCTGCTGGCCGAGCACGAAGCCACGCACAGcaaactcaaacacagagtCACGCGGCTGGAGAGGAAGCTGCCGCTGCCGCCACGCGCCGACCAGCCGGGCGACGCCCCGCCCCCGCCCACACCTGAGCCGACCAAATAAGAAGAGAAGAAGTag